The Candidatus Margulisiibacteriota bacterium DNA segment TATGAATTGTTGACCAGAGGAGATACTCCTGGGGTATTCCAACTGGAAAGTAAAGGGATGAAATCTATCCTGAAGGACCTTAAACCGTCAGTTTTTGAGGATATTATTGCATTGTTAGCTTTGTATCGGCCTGGTCCGATTGAAAGCGGGATGATCGACGATTTCATTAAGCGAAAGCATGGAAGGGCTAAGATTGTCTATTCATTGCCGGAACTTGAGCCTATACTCAAAGAAACGTATGGAACTATTCTTTACCAGGAGCAGATCATGCAAATCGCTTCTGTTCTTGGCGGTTTTTCTCTTGGTGAAGCCGATGTTCTCCGTAAAGCCATGGGAAAAAAGAAAATGGACGTTATGGAGAAGCAGAAAGAAAAGTTTGTTAAGGGAGCAAAGGACAAAGGTCTTAATCCCAAGAAGGCGGAAGAAATCTTTGAATTGTGTGCTAAGTTTGCTAATTATGGGTTTAATAAGTCTCATAGTGCTGCATACGCTGTTATTTCATATCAAACTGCTTATCTCAAGACCCACTATCCTGTCGAATTCATGGCGGCAGTTATTTCAAGCATGGTTGGCGATATCGAGAAAGTAGCGTCATATATACAAGACTGCCGGGCTATGGGAATTGATGTGCTTATTCCGGATGTTAATGAAAGCCTGAAGGATTTTACCGTTGTCGGCGGGAGTATCCGGTTTGGCCTTGGCGCAATCAGAAATGTTGGAGACAGCGCGGTTGATTGTATTTTGCAAACGAGAGAAACTAAAGGGATATTTACTTCTCTTTATGACTTATGCTCAAAGGTTGATCTCAGGACTGTTAACAAAAGGGTTTTTGAGAGCCTCATCAAAGCCGGGGCTATGGATTCTTTCGGGAATCGGCGGCAAATGCTCGAAGCTATTGAGATGTATGTCCTGGGAATTTCGAAAGATCAGAAAGCCAAAGACAGCGGAATGATATCCCTGTTTGGCGGGAGTTCGGAAGATGCGGCGAATGAGGTTAAGCAAGACAATTTCCCGAACGTTCGAGACTATTCTCAATCGGAGAAATTAAAAATGGAAAAAGAGATGCTGGGCCTTTATATTTCAGATCACCCGCTCAATCATCTTAATATTGACCTGGAAGACATCGCGCATGATACAACTGTTAGTATGAAAGAAAAAGAGGATGGGGAATCTGTAAGGCTAATCGGGCTTATAACCTCAAGTAAAAAGAAAATAACCAAAACTAAAAAACAAATGCTGATTGCAGAATTTGAAGACCTCTGTGGACTTACCAATTTGCTCATTTTTCCAGGAAATAATTTTGAGAAATATGCTGACTTAATCTATCCGGATGCTTTTGTTATTGTTGATGGGAGGGTCAGTAAAAAAAATGACGAGACTCAGTTTATCTGTGAAAAAGTAGTTACTCTTGAGCAGAATAATAACGAGAGGATTCTTAATATCAATATTGAAGCAATTGAGGATAAAGACGTTGGCATTAAGCTCCGGGATGTTTTACAAAAATATCCGGGATCGGCAAGGGTCATTATCAATACCGGGGAAAAACGGATTGAAGTCGGAGAGAAATATCGAATAAAAATATCTGCTGTGCTTCGTGAAGAGATAGGTGAGCTTATCGGGAGTCATCGCGTCTACGAAACTAATGTTGCGGTGCTAGATTAATTAGTGGCTCTTTAGCCGGAAATGGTGGTAGTAATGGAGATTCCCAATGAGATTAAATTTGATGAAAAAGGCCTGGTAGCTGCAGTTATCCAGGATAGTGCATCGAATGCCGTATTAATGCTGGGATATATGAATCGAGAATCACTTGAAATGACTATTAACTCTGGTCGGACATGGTTTTGGAGTAGAAGCCGAGGTAAGTTATGGAACAAAGGCGAGACGTCCGGTCATTTTCAGGAAGTAAAAGAATTATTTTTTGATTGTGATGGCGATGCGTTACTGGTTAAAGTTGACCAAATTGGAGCTGTATGTCATACTGGGCATGGCTCGTGTTTTTTTAATAGAATAGTATAGAAAAGAAGAGTTTGAAATAATGGGCATTATTCAAAAAGTTTATAGTATCATAGTTTATCGCAAGCTTAATCCTAAAGAAGGTTCGTACGTCAATTATCTCCAGCAGAAAGGCATTGATAAGATCTGTAAAAAGGTCGGAGAAGAAGCCTCTGAAGTAATTATAGCTGCAAAGAATAATAATAGAGATGAGATAATCTATGAAACTGCTGATCTGTGGTTTCATACGTTGGTTTTACTTTCAGAATCAGGAGTTACCCCCGATGACATATACCAAGAGTTGGAAAAGCGCTTTAAGCAATAATAAAGGAATGTCTCGGTTGCTTGTCATTGTACTGGCAATGACTTTTACCTGTGTTGTTTGCTTGACTGGCGTTTATGCTGATAGTTTTTCGGTGGCGAAACCAACTGAAAAAGAACAGATTTATTCAATTAATGGGCATTCGAAAGTAGCTGTGGAATGTTCATTAGACAATATTGATAAGCTTTTTATCAATGGGATTGAGGTTCCTCAGAGCAATGGCAAGGATGTACGGTTTCTCAT contains these protein-coding regions:
- a CDS encoding phosphoribosyl-AMP cyclohydrolase; the protein is MVVVMEIPNEIKFDEKGLVAAVIQDSASNAVLMLGYMNRESLEMTINSGRTWFWSRSRGKLWNKGETSGHFQEVKELFFDCDGDALLVKVDQIGAVCHTGHGSCFFNRIV
- a CDS encoding phosphoribosyl-ATP diphosphatase, producing the protein MGIIQKVYSIIVYRKLNPKEGSYVNYLQQKGIDKICKKVGEEASEVIIAAKNNNRDEIIYETADLWFHTLVLLSESGVTPDDIYQELEKRFKQ